TGGTGACACCCCTCAAGTCTGCCCTCTCCAACCAGGTGATTCGTGTCCTGAAGGGGAAAGCCGGCCAGCGGGCTAAACACTTCAAGGTGTTCTGGCCAGAGGTCAACAACCAAAACTGGAAGCTGCACAAAGTAGGTAGCACCTACTCAGTGAGTTTTCCCACGATTCAGGGTGACAAGCGGGTTCCCCTTGAGGTTGGCAGTTCCTACTATGCCGAGCGTCTTGAGCGCATCCTGGCCGAGCAGGATTGTGAACGGGGAACCTTGAAGCTGATGCAAATACGCGGGGTTTGGTATGCTGTTCTGTCTATCACTTGGGATGTTCCCGAAGTGAAGAGTACAGAGCGGCTGGGTGTTGACCGGGGGCAGAACCGTTTGGCGGTGGCGGCCACCCGTTGGGGTCGAGCGGTGTTTTTTGGGGGTGGGGAGATAGCCCACCGTCGTCGTCGTTTCCAGAAACGTCGTGCCCAGTTGCAACAGGCAGGTAAATACCGAGCACTTAAGCGACTGGAGCGCAAAGAAGCCCGTTGGATGAGGGCAGTCAACCACACCGTTAGCCGCCGCATTGTGCGGTTTGCCAAGGCGGTAAATGCGGATGTGTGGATGGAAGACCTCTCAGGTATCCGCCAATCCAGACAGAGTCGAAAGGCGCGTTCGGATGCCGGTAAGTCACGGCACACCTGGTCGTACTACGACCTGGAGTGGAAGGTTGCCTACAAGCTGGAGATGGCGGGTAGGACGCTGCATAAACGTCCTGCTGCCTACACATCCAAAACCGACCATAGGACAGGATTGATTGGGAAAAGGAGTGGGCATCTGTTCACTGGGCAGGACGGGTATTGCTGTGATGCCGACTGGAACGCGGCTATGAACCTAGCCCAGTGGGACGGATTCTCATGTCCTCTGAGTCTAAAAGAAGCCGTATCTGTAATGGGTGCGGTTGGCTCAGGGGATGGGGTACTTGGCAATCCCCTGAACTCCATGAATACTCCACAGCTTCAAGCTGTGGGGGGCTAGAAGGGAGAATCCCCCGGTTTCTAACCGGGGGAGTGTCAATCTCGCGTCTTCAACACCGCGATCAAATCCAGGCGATTCAGTTGCCGACGGATGAGGATACCAGACACGACTGCGGCCACCAACACCACCAGGCCGACGGTGGCATAGGTGGATCGATGGATCACCAACGGGATCCGATACAGCTCCGAGACATAGGCTTTGGCCAACGAGGCGCTCAAGCCAAAGCCCAGTAGCCAACCCACCGGGATCCCGGCCAGCA
The DNA window shown above is from Thermostichus vulcanus str. 'Rupite' and carries:
- a CDS encoding RNA-guided endonuclease TnpB family protein; this encodes MKRVTTTLKLKFLDLNAVKAEMFAQTVWATTELANELLRMSSKERKALTTAKVVTPLKSALSNQVIRVLKGKAGQRAKHFKVFWPEVNNQNWKLHKVGSTYSVSFPTIQGDKRVPLEVGSSYYAERLERILAEQDCERGTLKLMQIRGVWYAVLSITWDVPEVKSTERLGVDRGQNRLAVAATRWGRAVFFGGGEIAHRRRRFQKRRAQLQQAGKYRALKRLERKEARWMRAVNHTVSRRIVRFAKAVNADVWMEDLSGIRQSRQSRKARSDAGKSRHTWSYYDLEWKVAYKLEMAGRTLHKRPAAYTSKTDHRTGLIGKRSGHLFTGQDGYCCDADWNAAMNLAQWDGFSCPLSLKEAVSVMGAVGSGDGVLGNPLNSMNTPQLQAVGG